In one Penaeus chinensis breed Huanghai No. 1 chromosome 33, ASM1920278v2, whole genome shotgun sequence genomic region, the following are encoded:
- the LOC125043033 gene encoding vascular cell adhesion protein 1-like has translation MTKAEKETNIATNTPKEEKASYEKYRTNSILEGKQGEIASVTGAGLDLHHVQQGKHLGCRFYGHAPENILTEEQVNADRGTKVTLKCSAEGNPTPKLTWSRKPPTPNRGTKVTLKCSAEGNPTPKLTWSRKPPTPNSTEQIISKGVGVAKLSIGSASRADTGVYLCRASNLVGVSEPSATRVVVTHLPLFAADLSATAESLFGPKLSTRNVCAEPTELLIRCDV, from the exons ATGACGAAAGCAGAGAAGGAAACTAATATAGCTACAAACACACCAAAAGAAGAGAAAGCCAGCTatgaaaag TACCGGACAAATTCTATTTTGGAAGGTAAGCAGGGGGAAATAGCCTCTGTGACAGGTGCGG GGTTGGACTTGCACCACGTACAGCAAGGAAAGCACTTAGGCTGTCGCTTTTATGGCC acGCGCCGGAGAACATCCTGACGGAGGAACAAGTGAACGCCGACAGGGGAACGAAGGTCACCCTCAAGTGCTCTGCCGAAGGAAACCCGACGCCGAAGCTCACCTGGTCTAGGAAACCTCCAACCCCTAATAG GGGAACGAAGGTCACCCTCAAGTGCTCTGCCGAAGGAAACCCGACGCCGAAGCTCACCTGGTCTAGGAAACCTCCAACCCCTAATAG CACCGAGCAGATTATCAGCAAGGGCGTGGGCGTGGCTAAGCTGAGCATCGGGAGTGCGTCGAGGGCGGACACGGGCGTCTATCTCTGTCGGGCGTCGAACCTGGTGGGCGTCTCCGAGCCTTCCGCCACGCGCGTCGTTGTCACTC atctacccttgtttgctgctgatctgagcGCAACAGCGGAAAGCTTATTtggccccaaactctccaccagaaatgTGTGTGCAGAACCAACAGAGCTGttaa